A genome region from Etheostoma cragini isolate CJK2018 unplaced genomic scaffold, CSU_Ecrag_1.0 ScbMSFa_1242, whole genome shotgun sequence includes the following:
- the LOC117939833 gene encoding zinc finger protein 497-like translates to MCDVCGKVMKNRSSLARHAFIHTGRKPYACQLCELRFNRRDNLQHHMARLHPGGVARRQKQRPPQAWLCAACGKTFSCRSRLKTHEVIHSGVKPHACDRCPKAYMRTNDLEHHKKIAHGNGNGAAPPAPRSLLCHLCGREFKCVSQLAAHLQAHTGERPHLCDVCGRKFARQYQLKRHKVLVHAGGKEGTPRNVPCDAAFGCGVCGKRLKTAALLARHARCHSAEKPHRCGVCLRSFLSAACLAQHNMRVHQRANAGDAPHAARRRRNAAPPGAAKEFPCPVCGRVFRFRSLLASHALTHSELRPFGCDFCSRSFRRLSHLKRHREVVHADGQRPPQSFVCHVCGKDKKCRSQLARHVIIHTGERPYGCDRCAARFNRRGNLQQHRKRMHGVEEAPAAAEAPPILFDDEALTYKQEETVVAVDAGAEDREDAAGNETEHDG, encoded by the coding sequence ATGTGCGACGTGTGCGGCAAAGTGATGAAGAACCGGTCGAGCCTGGCGCGCCACGCCTTCATCCACACGGGCAGGAAGCCCTACGCCTGCCAGCTGTGCGAGCTGCGCTTCAATCGCCGTGACAACCTGCAGCATCACATGGCCCGGCTTCACCCCGGCGGCGTGGCGCGGCGCCAGAAGCAGCGCCCCCCCCAGGCGTGGCTGTGCGCCGCGTGCGGGAAGACGTTCAGCTGCCGCTCGCGGCTGAAGACGCACGAGGTCATCCACTCGGGGGTGAAGCCGCACGCCTGCGACCGCTGCCCCAAGGCCTACATGCGCACCAACGACCTGGAGCACCACAAGAAGATCGCCCACGGCAACGGCAACGGCGCTGCACCGCCGGCGCCGCGCTCGCTGCTCTGCCACCTCTGCGGCAGAGAGTTCAAATGCGTCTCGCAGCTCGCGGCGCATCTGCAGGCGCACACGGGCGAGCGGCCGCACCTCTGCGACGTCTGCGGCCGCAAGTTCGCCCGCCAGTACCAGCTGAAACGCCACAAGGTCCTCGTGCACGCCGGCGGCAAGGAGGGCACGCCGCGCAACGTGCCATGTGACGCGGCGTTCGGCTGCGGCGTCTGCGGGAAGCGGCTGAAGACGGCGGCGCTGCTCGCCCGGCACGCGCGCTGCCACTCGGCGGAGAAGCCGCACCGCTGCGGCGTGTGTCTGCGCAGCTTCCTGTCGGCCGCGTGCCTGGCGCAGCACAACATGCGCGTGCACCAGCGGGCAAACGCCGGGGACGCGCCGCACGCCGCCCGGCGCAGGAGGAACGCCGCCCCGCCCGGCGCCGCCAAGGAGTTCCCGTGCCCGGTGTGCGGCCGCGTGTTCAGGTTCCGCTCGCTGCTGGCGAGCCACGCGTTGACCCACAGCGAGCTGCGGCCGTTCGGCTGCGACTTCTGCAGCCGCAGCTTCCGGCGCCTCAGCCACCTGAAGCGGCACCGCGAGGTGGTGCACGCCGACGGGCAGCGCCCGCCGCAGAGCTTCGTCTGCCACGTCTGCGGCAAAGACAAGAAGTGCCGCTCGCAGCTCGCCAGGCACGTGATCATCCACACGGGGGAGCGGCCGTACGGCTGCGACCGCTGCGCCGCGCGCTTCAATCGCCGCGGAAACCTGCAGCAGCACAGGAAGCGCATGCACGGCGTGGAGGAGGCGCCCGCCGCCGCGGAGGCCCCGCCCATCCTGTTCGATGATGAGGCTTTGACTTACAAACAGGAGGAGACGGTGGTGGCGGTGGACGCCGGCGCTGAGGACCGCGAGGACGCCGCGGGCAACGAGACCGAACACGACGGCTGA